CTCTATCGGTGTGttgtttaactattttatgcattttaatGGGATAcctaaattatgaaaattttattggGTGTAAAGTAATAAAGcatactcctattaaattagCAATCATGCAATTATAGTGGATAACCCAATAACATAGTAGTATACTCTGTCTCAAACGACTTGAATCACAattcattttagattatttcattttacttgAATAATGGAGTCTCTtttattgacaaaaaaaaaatcatttttattttttattctatttttctacTATATGCTtgtctattttattaaatatcaatttctaaaatcccgttaaaaaaatttcaagtatATTACTCCTAGTACTAGTTTGTTGtctaattaaagaaaagattAGCTTTAATCTTGCAATAAACTAGATTACTAAAAGTAATTATAAAgtagattaatttaaaatgcgCCATCAATATGTCTCGCAACTTGTTTTTTTAggagtatcttttttttaattgcgaAGCATTCAAAGTtacttttactctttttattaatatactactatcaaattgattttctttattttaaaattgctGGTAGCCCTCGCTTTTCACAAAGTCGCCTTGCTTTATGCTTTTATTGATTTAGCacaacatatttaatttcacaccATGCATTCATTATGtaaacatattattatattaataagcTATAGATATTTTCCCCTTTTATTGATTAAGCTAACTGTCGTGAGACTCCACCACAATCAATAATGCGTGGAACCTAATTGTCCACACATTGATCAGAAATATCTATGATTCTCATATGCCAATATTTGCATATATGGGTCCCACTTGATATCTGATAATAGTATAACTATAAACTATAAAGTATAAACCTACAAGTACAAGCAAGGTTTGAATAATCGGTCTTACATCTGTAAATTCAAATTGTCAAAATATATGAGCATCTGtgaaacgaaaaaattgatcaATTCAACCATAAATCGACCAACGATTGAACAAGTTCTTATTACTTGTTCTTTATTGCGCAACATTTTGAATTCATTTCGCAAACCATCATCCCATCATAATAACAATAccaaacaaatactccctccgtccaacaataggagtctcatttcttattggtgcgggttttaagaaatgttaagaaaagtaagtggaagaaagttagtagaataggagtcccacttgtatatattagttttaaatgatatgtgagtggaatgggttggtggaatgtggggcctctttaccatttatggtaattatgaaccggaactcctattcgtggacggacccaaatggaaaaacggaactcctattcgcggacggagggagtaacttatATATCATCTTTTGTGATTATTAACTATTGTTCATGTCTAAgacattttgataaaataatttagtagtatttgaACTTAGTTGTACCTATAAACTCGTAGACAAATAATGTTACTAAGACTAAAGAGTTAtgttttaaaatgttttttcagtttattatttactaaattttattaagtGGTCCATAATACTGTATGATACTTCatccattttataaaatttgttatgttttaaTCCGACgcaagtttttaaaaatagagtgAGGtggaaaaattagtaaaacgttagtactattactatttttaaataattttatataaataaaatgcgagtaagaatgaattattaaaatggaaaatacactcctaaaaataatatttcacaaataataaaagtgaaacaaaaaatttcgtccgatagaataaaaatgaaaataaattacaaacttTTGGAAGAGAGGAAGTATATTGGAAATATATGTTATTTTGACTCGATCAATAATCACATATCTTTGAAGATGAACCATCAACCAATAACTTCGCTCATTCAGTTACCaatccaatttttaaaaccgaCATCTAATTTTATGCTTGATAGAAATCTATGAGTTCCATCCAAAAatcaattggtgataggaggagagacccatgagacttatatagtgATTTTCAGTTCTCTTTGTacaccgatgtgggatagttctaatatatttttttagtttcaattgccaacacccTCCCTCAAACCCTTCAAGGTTCACCTTGGAGGGGTTGGATTTTTTTCTAATCGATTGGACAATTggctcaattttttttccgatCGGTTGGACCACTGACCCAAATTTTAAGCCCAGATATACTGATGGGTTTGTTATTTTTCCGGTTTCAGCCCAGATATACTGCTGGGTCAGTTAAATTTGACCCATAATTGGCgacccgctctgataccatggaAGAAATCCAGAGATTctatcctaaaaccaattggtgataaaAGGAGAGGCTCATAAGActtatatattgatttcaGTTCTCTTTATACACCATGTGAGATAATTCCAATATAactttttagtttcaattgccaacaatGCTCCATCATACAATATTTATGCTTGATACGCCAGAAATGATATCTTGATGAAGTGAAGGCCATAAAcacaaagaaatgaaaaaaaaaagtgcttATAAAAATACTTACAGCTATTCCACTTTGCCGACACCTAAGAAATGAATCCGCTCATATGCGCTGGCGAAAAGCGACACATAATCGTGGACCCCACAAAGCTCGATAAATTATCGATTTTATCCATCCGGTATTTGCAAACTTGTCGGCAGTTACTGACAACCAAATAGCCTGCCACGTGTCTTTGCCATCCATCAAAATTTTTTGGACCacttccaaaaataaaataaattaataaacaagaaattaaGGCTCCAACTATAGGCCCAGCAATTCTTGTTAAAACAGGAACATGAACAAAACTGTTTTGTCCGGACCAGTAATGTCAAATTGCTGGCAGTGTCCATGTTTTGTCACCTTACATAAAATAGCATTTAAATCATACAGTAAATACCTACAATAATCACATGTTTTACACTAACCATAATCATATGCATTAGAAGCACTTAAATCGTAAGCACGACCTTGTGCTAGCTAAGCGTGCACACAACTACTATTGCCCTAAGTTTTGCTGGCGCAAGGCAATGTGTCCTAAAACAAACGACAACATGTAGTCAATTGTGTTCCCACAAAATTTAAGCATTGAGCGAACACAGTCATGACATTAGTACAACTACAAACACTAGATGACTATCGCGACACGGTAAAACATCCTATACTGCTCAATCGAGCATCGGTGAAAAGTGTGTTATCATTAAACATAATGTCATCCTTCATTGACAAAATCTTGGACCGCAGAGTTGCTGcaacaaaaatttaagaacacactactaataaaaaaCAAGTTTACATAAAATATCCTTACCGTTTTCATAAAAAACATGACATTTGATTGGCAAGGTCCTtgatagatattttaatttttgaatatgaTCCCTAACTTGGACATCATAATCAGCAATAGGTCCATAGCCTCGGGTCACAATTTAAACTTTCCGAATTAAATTCAACACGTATATATAAGTGATTCTATCAAACTATGCCAAGTCAAACTAATAAGAAATTATACAATGACTTACTTGTTGTTCATACTctcatttaataattttattactatcaaatactccatcaACCATTAATCAAGCTGTAGAAATTATGCTATCAAGAAGTACTCCATTCAGGTATCAAATAGGAAACTCAAATCTCACAAGCCCTCAAGTAGAATCAAATAGGAGAAGGCGGAAATGGTAATCTCAATTCTATTCTCATCTAGGATTTAGGATGTGAAATTGGAAGTAAAATTTGGGCTtccaaattaaatgtaaattgGGCCAAGTGAGTATATTATTAGTGGCCCAAAGGATCATTAAAATTAGTCCAGAAGCCCACAACTCAATATTCAATTCATTTTCAGCAGCGGCCGCTTGCGGGGGTGTGGGCCGGAGGGTTCCGGAAGGGATCTCCTACTCCACTTTCCCTACTTCATTCCTAATCCACACtctcacaatttaataaaataatcataaaacataTAAGTGATGGTTAAGTGATGattggattattttattaagttgtgAATGTGGACTAGGAATAGTGTAGGGAAAGTGGTGTAGGAGATCCACTCTGGGAGGGTTCCGGCGCAGTTATAGGTGGAATCActctattaaataaatttttcaagAGAGTAAACTACAAACATTTTATCTGATTGtaatctaatactccctctgctCCTAATAATTCGTCACCATACCattttgactcggcacgagttttaagaaatgtaatagaaagtggttTGAAAAAGTAGGTCTtccttttttatatactcccaccattccatagtaataggggcgtttttccatttccgtccgttccatagtaatagagtcatttctctctttagtaaaagtcaacacatttttctacacctactttactctctcttacttttttctatctctatctctctaccttttttattttccactttattctctctttacttaactcaactaacacaatttttcttaatctccgtgccgaaaagttttgcctcctttactatggaacggaggaagtactagtTTTACAGTAATAACACGTGAGTGTGAATGAGTTACTGGAATATATGATcaactactaaaaatggtaaaaataaaaagtaacaatttttttgaGACGAACGGACATGAAAATAAGTGACGAATTTTGAGAGACGGAAGGATTACTCATTTCCATCTcatattagtttaatttaaccATAGGATAGGGTCGGGATATTTCGAAATAAGGAAAATAAGGGTGTTACTGTAAAATGGCTTGACCTAAAAATGGGTACATGAAAATCGAATTGGGTTTTTCTGCCGGGATTATTTATCTGTGGACTGGAATGGAGTAGTACGTCAAGGTACAACCCCCGCGTGCGGCATTTCTTCTCCAGTGGGATTCGTTTCTGAAACATCCATCCACAGTCAGAGAGAGTGAAGAGCTAGAAATAGATAGAGATATCCAAATCCGCGCCGAAAATGGGTGCGAGCAGCGATCCGAACCAAGACGGATCGGACGAGCAGCAGCGCCGCTCCGAAATCTACACCTACGAAGCCCCCTGGCACATCTACGCCATGAACTGGAGCGTCCGCAAGGACAAGAAGTACCGCCTCGCCATCGCCAGCCTCCTCGAGCAGTACCCTAACCGCGTCGAAATCGTCCAGCTCGACGACTCCACCGGCGAGATCCGCTCCGACTCCGCCCTCTCCTTCGACCACCCCTACCCCCCTACCAAGCTCATCTTCGTCCCCGACAAGGACTGCCACCGCCCCGATCTCCTCGCCTCCTCCTCCGATTTCCTCCGCCTCTGGCAGATCTCCGACTCCGACTCCTCCGCCGCCCGCCGCGTCGAGCTCAAGAGCCTCCTCAACAACAACCGCAACAGCGAATTCTCCGGCCCGCTCACCTCCTTCGACTGGAACGAGGCCGAGCCGCGCCGGATCGGGACCTCCAGCATCGACACCACCTGCACGATCTGGGACATCGAGAAGGAGGTCGTCGATACGCAGCTGATCGCGCACGATAAGGAGGTCTACGACATCGCCTGGGGCGGCGTTGGCGTTTTCGCCTCCGTCTCCGCCGACGGCTCGGTTAGGGTTTTCGATCTCCGCGACAAGGAGCACTCGACTATAATCTACGAGAGCTCCGAGCCGGACACGCCGCTGGTGCGGCTCGGCTGGAACAAGCAGGATCCGAGATACATGGCGACGATCATAATGGACAGTAGCAAGGTCGTGGTGCTGGATATTCGCTTCCCGACGCTGCCGGTGGTGGAGCTGCAGCGGCATCAGGCCGGTGTGAATGCGATTGCGTGGGCGCCGCACAGCTCCTGCCACATTTGCACGGCGGGGGATGATTCGCAGGCGTTGATTTGGGACCTCTCGTCGATGGGGCAGCCGGTGGAGGGCGGATTGGACCCGATTCTGGCGTACACTGCCGGGGCGGAGATTGAGCAGCTGCAGTGGTCGTCCTCGCAGCCGGATTGGGTGGCGATTGCGTTTTCGAACAAGCTACAGATTCTGAGGGTATGAGTAGAGTAGATGATGATTCTGTTTGTGAATTAGTGGTGCTTTACTGACCATTGTTGGTAGCTTGACCTAGTGTTTTGAACAAggtttattttatacaaacaTTGTTCAGTTTTGTTTAGTCTTTCAACTCCttgattgtttaatttgaCAAAAGAGAAGCTGCTTAATTCTATTGTTTTTGGTCTTTGTTACTCATGATGATTTACTTCCTTTGCTTGTTTTTTTGCCTACTTTACTAGAAAGATTGTATTTTCGCCTCAATTCAAAGAACACTTGATGATTTACTTGTCCTGAACGGATTtgttatgatgatgatggtttTTCTACTGGAT
The nucleotide sequence above comes from Salvia hispanica cultivar TCC Black 2014 chromosome 5, UniMelb_Shisp_WGS_1.0, whole genome shotgun sequence. Encoded proteins:
- the LOC125188573 gene encoding WD repeat-containing protein LWD1-like, translating into MGASSDPNQDGSDEQQRRSEIYTYEAPWHIYAMNWSVRKDKKYRLAIASLLEQYPNRVEIVQLDDSTGEIRSDSALSFDHPYPPTKLIFVPDKDCHRPDLLASSSDFLRLWQISDSDSSAARRVELKSLLNNNRNSEFSGPLTSFDWNEAEPRRIGTSSIDTTCTIWDIEKEVVDTQLIAHDKEVYDIAWGGVGVFASVSADGSVRVFDLRDKEHSTIIYESSEPDTPLVRLGWNKQDPRYMATIIMDSSKVVVLDIRFPTLPVVELQRHQAGVNAIAWAPHSSCHICTAGDDSQALIWDLSSMGQPVEGGLDPILAYTAGAEIEQLQWSSSQPDWVAIAFSNKLQILRL